TTTATTTTTTCTCTCCATAGCGGGGTCCTCCTTTCATCGCGGTTGCACCGTGCGGGAAGCCTTCCAGATTATGTTTATTGATGTGGAAATGGGATTATACGTTGTCCGTATGTTGAATGCGACAATGGGACAATAGAGAGAGCGCGAACAGGGGGAGCTTATGATTAAAAAAATAGGCATGATCGTTGTATACGTTGTTGCATCTTACTTCATCTTCAAGCACGGCGACGTGCTGCTTGGCTGGCTGCAGCAATCGGACCGTCTGCTCCTCGTAGCGCTGTTCGCGACGCTGCTGGCGCTGTTCCCGATTATTCCGTATCCGGTCGTCGGGAGCGTCATCGGGGCGGCCTTCGGCCCCATGCTGGGCGGGCTGCTGACGTGGGTCGGCTCAGCCGCGGCGTCTGTACTGATGTTCCTGTTCGTACGCTACGGCTATCAGGACTGGGGGCGCAGACTGCTGCAACGGTATCATCGTCTTGATCGCGTGACCGCTTGGTTCGAGCGTAATGCGTTCCTTGCGATCGTCTTCAGCCGACTGCTTCCGTTCATTCCTTCGATTATTATTAATGTATACGCCGCCTTGAGCCGAGTGTCCTGGCTGACCTACACCATAGCCTCCTCCTTGGGCAAAATACCCGCGATGCTGCTGTTCGCCTTCGTCGGCGACTCGGTCGTGACGGAGCCGCGGCAGCTGCTCGTTGTCATCGCCGTGTATGGTGTGTTCCTCGCTGTGCTGCTGCTTGGGTATAGGCTGTGGACCAGGAGCCGCACATAGCGGCCTGCTGCGGGGAGCGGGTGGCACTGCATTTGGCCGGTGCGGTATAATCGGGAGAAGAGCTTGAATTCCGAAGGAGACACCGCGTACGGGTGATATTAGATCTGTCAGATCGAAGGAGGGAGCCACGATGCAGCTGAATGAGGTCATGCAGGAGCTGGAGGCGCTCGGGAGCGAGCAGACGAAGCGTACGTATGTGCGTCACGGAGCGCCAGAGCCATTGTTCGGAGTCAAGGTCGGGGATATGAAGAAGCTGACGAAGCATGTGAAGAAGAACCAGCAGCTCGCGCTCGATCTATACAGGACGGGTAACTCGGATGCGAAATATTTGGCTGGACTGTCTGTTAACCCGAGGAGCATGACGAAGGAGCAGCTGATCGCATGGGCACAAGAGGCGAACTGGTATATGCTCAGTGAGTACACGGTCGCTCAAGTGACAGCGGAGAGTCCCTATGCACTGGAGCTTGCTCGGGAGTGGATCGACGCGGAAGATGAGCTGCTCGAGTCGTGCGGCTGGAGCACGTATGCGAATTACGTCTCGATCACGGCGGACGAGGAATTGCCGCTGGACGAGCTTAGAGGCTTGCTGAAGCGGGTCGAGGAGACGATCCATGCACAGAAGAACCGGGTTCGCTACACGATGAATGGCTTCGTCATCGCAGTCGGCTGCTACGTGCAGCCGCTGCATGAGGAGGCGGTGCATACAGCCGGGCAGCTTGGGAAGGTCAATGTGAACATGGGAGATACGGCGTGTAAGGTGCCCGAGGCTCCTGGGTACATTCAGAAGGTTGCCGAGCGGGGATCGATCGGTCAGAAGCGGAAGACCTGCATATGCTAGGCGACGAACAGACGAAGTGAGGAGAAGCGATCGATGGGTATCTACACGAATATCTCACAGCTGATCGGCAATACCCCGGCGGTACGGCTGCAGCGCATCGTGCCACAAGGGGCCGCGGACGTCTATGTGAAGCTGGAGCGGTTCAATCCTTCCGGCAGCGTGAAGGACCGGGCCGCGTATAGCCTCATTACGACAGCTGAGCAGCAAGGGCTGCTGCTGCCTGGCGGCACGATCATCGAGCCGACGAGCGGCAACACGGGCATCGGCCTTGCGATGATCGCCGCAGCGAAGGGTTATAAGGCGATACTGGTCATGCCAGACAACATGTCCAAGGAACGGATCAATCTGTTGAAGGCGTACGGCGCACAGGTCGTCCTGACACCGAGCAGCGAGCGCATGCCGGGCGCCATTCGTAAGGCGCTGGAGCTGCAGCAGCAGCACCCCTGCAGCTTCATCCCACAGCAGTTCGAGAACAAGGCGAATCCCGACATTCACCGGAGCACGACCGCGCTGGAAATTATGGAGCAGATGGACGGCCGACTCGATGCGTTCGTGGCGACGGCGGGCACTGGCGGCACCATAACGGGCACCGGTGAGACGCTGCGGGCACAGCTGCCCGAGCTGCACATCGCCGTCGTCGAGCCGAAGGGCTCACCAGTGCTGTCCGGCGGCAGCCCCGGTCCGCACAAGCTCGTCGGGACGAGCCCTGGCTTCATCCCAGCCATCTTGAACACGGGCGTATACGACGAGATTATTCAGATTGCCGATGAGGACGCGATCGAGACGATGCTGCAGCTCGCCCGCTTAGAGGGGCTGCTGCTCGGACCATCGTCAGGCGCATCCGTGTTCGCCGCGATGACCGTGGCGAAGCGGCTCGGCACGGGCAAACGCGTGCTGTGTATCGCGCCAGATACGGGGGAGCGGTATTTGAGTATGAATTTGTTTGGGGAGTGAGCGTGGGTTGGGGCAGCGTGAATAAGCAAGGGTTCCACTGGTGATGGCAGTGGAGCCCTTGCTTGTTTAGGTGTTTGGTGTGTGGGCATGTGGGGTTGGTTGAGTGAGTTTGACAGCGTAGCCAAGCTGCCCCCAGGCGTTTTGAGTAATTAGGATCATATAACTCCATTTGGTCTTGGTATAAGCGTACAGTTTGTATCATAGCAACTAATACTAGTTCCGACAAATGCACTGATAAATCTTGTCATCATATTAACATCATCTTTAAACACATTCATCCAAATTGAAAAGAAACCAGTAGATGTTGCAGTTTCCACAATCTGCTCTCTCATTTGAATTGTATCTGAATCCCTCAATCTTGTCTTTGCACGTTCTGCCTTATCATAAGCAGTTCTACGTTCTCTCCATCTACGGTCTGTAGCCTCTGGATTAATTAATGGGTCCAAACTTGGAACTCGATCAAGACCAGTCAACTTTATAGTATTTATGGCTACCTGCCTTTGATGAGCATTAAGTGTTTGGGACGGTGAAATAATCGCTCCTACTGAATATTCAAATGCCATTGCAGTATTATCATTATCAGGCCAGAAATAGTTGCTTAAAGTAATCTGCTTATTTGTTTTTATTGAATTACAATTGACACAAGCAAGAAGGAAATTGTCCCATGAAAGTGTTAAGCCTGGTACTAAAGATTTTGGCTGTATATGTTCGACAGCTGTATCCCCACCAAGAGCCCTTTCACAATAAGAACAATAAGCTCCTATTCTTTCAATCAAATGACCTCTTGCTTCTTGGTACTTTGTAAACTGTATGGGGAGACCATTTGCATCATTAGGAGTTGAACCTCTTTCTATTGGTCTCATTCACCATTTCTCCCCAATCCAGCTGCTAATCTTTCCATCTCTAAAAATGCGTAATATGCCACATCTGAACTGTATAGGGACTCCAGTTCATCCAATTTACGCTTTAACTCTTCAATTTCTTTACCTGTAGCGCCCTTTCCTTTTTCTAATAACGAATAATATACTTGGGCAACCTTATACATTTCGTTCAGTTTGTCACTACGTTGAACACCGTCTATTCCCATAGCGCTCTCTGAAATATCCTCGATACTTTTGTTAACAAATTTTTCACTTATAACTTCTTCATCATCATCTACTTCTTGAAGACGACGAAGTTCTCCCTCTTCAAGGGACTGAACTATAAATGGCGAATGGGATGTTACAATAAATTGTATTCTTGGAAAAGTTCTTTTTAAGTCATTAACAATAGTACGTTGCCATTTCGGATGAAGGTGGAGGTCAAGCTCATCAATAAGTACAACACCAGGAGTTTCACTTAGAGCATTAGCTTCAAGTCCCGGATTTAATTGAGCCATTCTATGTGCTATATCGGCGATCATCCCAATCATGTTACGAACACCGTCGCTTAACATACGAAAAGGTAATATTGTACCA
Above is a genomic segment from Paenibacillus sp. YYML68 containing:
- a CDS encoding TVP38/TMEM64 family protein gives rise to the protein MIKKIGMIVVYVVASYFIFKHGDVLLGWLQQSDRLLLVALFATLLALFPIIPYPVVGSVIGAAFGPMLGGLLTWVGSAAASVLMFLFVRYGYQDWGRRLLQRYHRLDRVTAWFERNAFLAIVFSRLLPFIPSIIINVYAALSRVSWLTYTIASSLGKIPAMLLFAFVGDSVVTEPRQLLVVIAVYGVFLAVLLLGYRLWTRSRT
- a CDS encoding DNA alkylation repair protein; this encodes MQLNEVMQELEALGSEQTKRTYVRHGAPEPLFGVKVGDMKKLTKHVKKNQQLALDLYRTGNSDAKYLAGLSVNPRSMTKEQLIAWAQEANWYMLSEYTVAQVTAESPYALELAREWIDAEDELLESCGWSTYANYVSITADEELPLDELRGLLKRVEETIHAQKNRVRYTMNGFVIAVGCYVQPLHEEAVHTAGQLGKVNVNMGDTACKVPEAPGYIQKVAERGSIGQKRKTCIC
- the cysK gene encoding cysteine synthase A, which produces MGIYTNISQLIGNTPAVRLQRIVPQGAADVYVKLERFNPSGSVKDRAAYSLITTAEQQGLLLPGGTIIEPTSGNTGIGLAMIAAAKGYKAILVMPDNMSKERINLLKAYGAQVVLTPSSERMPGAIRKALELQQQHPCSFIPQQFENKANPDIHRSTTALEIMEQMDGRLDAFVATAGTGGTITGTGETLRAQLPELHIAVVEPKGSPVLSGGSPGPHKLVGTSPGFIPAILNTGVYDEIIQIADEDAIETMLQLARLEGLLLGPSSGASVFAAMTVAKRLGTGKRVLCIAPDTGERYLSMNLFGE
- a CDS encoding HNH endonuclease — its product is MRPIERGSTPNDANGLPIQFTKYQEARGHLIERIGAYCSYCERALGGDTAVEHIQPKSLVPGLTLSWDNFLLACVNCNSIKTNKQITLSNYFWPDNDNTAMAFEYSVGAIISPSQTLNAHQRQVAINTIKLTGLDRVPSLDPLINPEATDRRWRERRTAYDKAERAKTRLRDSDTIQMREQIVETATSTGFFSIWMNVFKDDVNMMTRFISAFVGTSISCYDTNCTLIPRPNGVI